Proteins encoded in a region of the Deltaproteobacteria bacterium genome:
- the gcvPB gene encoding aminomethyl-transferring glycine dehydrogenase subunit GcvPB, which produces MDSLGTTGLILNEPLLWEKGKAGRCGFSLPRRDVEASPLDPGLVGDGPDFPELSEVDVVRHYTRLSQWNFGVDTGMYPLGSCTMKYNPKTNERQAALPGFAGAHPLIPDALSQGVLRMMFDLEQYLMEITGMDAATLQPAAGAHGELTGMLLIHAWHQKRGAQRTRIIVPDTAHGTNPASVALCGYRPVAVASNEQGILSAEAVAAVMDDDTAGIMVTNPNTLGLFEENILEIAEIVHSRGGLVYCDGANMNAVMGVVQMGKIGVDVMHLNLHKTFSTPHGGGGPGSGPVCVKKELEPFLPVPRVVKRGGGYALEEDRPDAIGRLQAFYGNISVMLKAYSYIRTMGPEGLKKASQLAVLNANYIKEMLKGTLHLPYDRPCMHECVFSDKHQAQHHVTTLDMAKRLMDYGYHPPTIYFPLVVAGAIMMEPTETESKEDIDSYIDAFKAIVQEAKTDPDLLHDAPRKCKVRRLDETTAARKPCLAG; this is translated from the coding sequence ATGGATTCATTGGGCACCACAGGACTGATTCTGAACGAACCGCTGTTGTGGGAAAAGGGGAAAGCTGGACGGTGCGGATTTTCGCTCCCCAGACGGGATGTGGAGGCATCTCCCCTGGACCCCGGTCTTGTGGGCGACGGGCCTGACTTTCCGGAACTGAGCGAGGTGGACGTGGTGCGCCACTACACCCGCCTGTCTCAATGGAACTTTGGTGTGGATACCGGGATGTACCCCTTAGGGTCGTGCACCATGAAATACAATCCCAAGACCAACGAACGCCAGGCCGCCCTTCCGGGCTTTGCCGGGGCCCACCCCCTGATTCCCGACGCCCTTTCCCAGGGGGTGCTCCGGATGATGTTCGATCTGGAGCAGTATCTTATGGAGATCACCGGCATGGACGCGGCCACGCTCCAGCCGGCCGCAGGGGCCCACGGGGAGCTGACCGGCATGCTCCTCATCCACGCCTGGCACCAGAAGCGGGGGGCCCAGCGCACCCGGATCATTGTCCCGGACACGGCCCACGGCACCAATCCGGCCAGTGTGGCCCTGTGCGGATACCGGCCCGTGGCCGTGGCGTCAAATGAGCAGGGGATCCTCTCCGCCGAAGCGGTTGCAGCGGTCATGGACGACGACACAGCCGGCATCATGGTCACCAACCCCAACACCCTGGGGCTCTTTGAGGAAAATATCCTCGAGATCGCCGAGATCGTCCATTCGAGAGGGGGGCTGGTATATTGCGACGGTGCCAACATGAATGCGGTCATGGGGGTGGTGCAGATGGGGAAGATCGGGGTGGATGTGATGCACCTGAACCTCCACAAGACCTTTTCCACGCCCCACGGCGGCGGGGGCCCGGGTTCCGGCCCGGTGTGCGTCAAAAAAGAGCTGGAGCCATTTCTGCCCGTCCCCAGGGTGGTGAAGCGAGGCGGCGGCTATGCCCTGGAGGAAGACCGGCCCGACGCCATCGGAAGGCTTCAGGCCTTTTACGGCAATATCAGCGTCATGCTCAAGGCCTACAGCTATATCCGCACCATGGGACCGGAAGGCCTCAAAAAGGCCAGCCAACTGGCCGTGCTCAATGCCAACTATATCAAGGAGATGCTGAAGGGCACCCTCCATCTCCCTTATGACCGGCCCTGCATGCACGAATGCGTATTTTCCGACAAGCACCAGGCCCAGCACCATGTCACCACCCTCGACATGGCCAAACGGCTCATGGACTACGGATATCACCCGCCCACGATCTATTTCCCGCTGGTGGTGGCGGGGGCCATCATGATGGAGCCGACGGAAACCGAATCCAAGGAGGATATCGACAGCTATATCGACGCGTTCAAGGCCATTGTTCAGGAGGCCAAAACAGATCCGGACCTGCTGCACGATGCCCCCCGCAAATGCAAGGTCCGCCGGCTCGACGAGACCACCGCAGCCCGGAAACCGTGTCTGGCAGGATAG